A stretch of the Vitis vinifera cultivar Pinot Noir 40024 chromosome 16, ASM3070453v1 genome encodes the following:
- the LOC100254624 gene encoding uncharacterized protein LOC100254624, with amino-acid sequence MGQAFRKLFDTFFGNSEMRVVMLGLDAAGKTTILYKLHIGEVLSTVPTIGFNVEKVQYKNVMFTVWDVGGQEKLRPLWRHYFNNTDGLIYVVDSLDRERIGKAKAEFQAIIRDPFMLNSVILIFANKQDMKGAMTPMEVCEGLGLYDLKNRKWHIQGTCALKGDGLYEGLDWLAGTLKELRAAGYSSVGTSSF; translated from the exons GTTGTGATGCTTGGCCTGGATGCAGCTGGTAAAACAACCATACTGTACAAATTGCACATTGGAGAAGTTTTGTCCACTGTTCCCACAATTG GTTTCAATGTGGAGAAAGTTCAGTATAAGAACGTGATGTTCACAGTGTGGGATGTAGGTGGACAAGAGAAACTCAGGCCACTCTGGAGGCATTACTTTAATAATACTGATGGACTG ATCTATGTTGTTGATTCCTTGGATCGAGAGAGGATTGGAAAAGCAAAGGCAGAGTTTCAG GCCATCATTCGAGATCCATTTATGCTGAACAGCGTCATCTTGATTTTTGCAAACAAACAGGACATG AAAGGTGCAATGACGCCAATGGAAGTATGTGAAGGATTAGGTCTCTATGATCTCAAGAACCGAAAATGGCATATACAAGGAACTTGCGCTCTGAAGGGAGATGGCCTTTATGAGGGCTTGGACTGGTTAGCCGGAACTCTCAAGGAATTAAGAGCCGCTGGATACTCCTCAGTGGGCACTTCATCCTTCTAA